GCATTGATCCATGGCCCAGGTCCCCCTCCAGTCTGCGCTCTTATAGTATTCCGGGCTCATGTACTCTTTACAGTATCCGTCAGCAATATAAATTTTTCCTAGCCTTCCTTCCTCTAAAATTCTTTTTGCTTCCCTTGCCCCTGAAAATGTACGATTTTTAAATACCGCTCCAAGTTTTACCCCGTTTTCCTCACAGGCCTTTATCATAGAATTAAGCTGCTCTTTTTTTATGGCAAGCGGTTTTTCACATAATACATGTTTTCCTGCTCTCGCACAATCAATGGTCATCTCCGCATGCAATCCACTTGGAGTACATATGCAAACAACATCAATTTCCTTCAATTCAAACATTTTTTTATAATCCGTAAAATACCTTTCTACATTATACTTTTTAGCCATATTCTTTACATTTTCTTCAACTATATCGCTTATAGCATATAACTCAGCATCTTCACAACTTTTTATTGCCTCGGCATGCTTTGGCATCACCTTTCCGCATCCGATTATCGCAAAGTTGAGTTTTTTCTTCTTTTTAATCATATCGATACATACCTCCTGCTTTTTTGAAATTTACTTTAAATCATGTCACAGGATCGGCTTCATCCTTTTATTGCTCCAATCATTACACCCTTTACAAAATACTTCTGTAAGAAAGGATATATCAAGTACAGGTGCGGTTGCAATAATTATTGTGGTATATTTTAGCGATTCTGCAATTAAAAACTTGTCGATCTCGTCATCCATTTCCGCTATCATCCTCTCCATCTGGTTGGTTATA
This genomic window from Bacillota bacterium contains:
- a CDS encoding Gfo/Idh/MocA family oxidoreductase yields the protein MIKKKKKLNFAIIGCGKVMPKHAEAIKSCEDAELYAISDIVEENVKNMAKKYNVERYFTDYKKMFELKEIDVVCICTPSGLHAEMTIDCARAGKHVLCEKPLAIKKEQLNSMIKACEENGVKLGAVFKNRTFSGAREAKRILEEGRLGKIYIADGYCKEYMSPEYYKSADWRGTWAMDQCWESEG